The proteins below come from a single Chelmon rostratus isolate fCheRos1 chromosome 12, fCheRos1.pri, whole genome shotgun sequence genomic window:
- the LOC121614542 gene encoding collagen alpha-1(XVIII) chain-like isoform X2, translated as MFRGWSLALHLALLCCLAAALQVIEERGPGGHLDLTELIGVPLPPSVSFTPGYEGFPAYNFGPEANIGRLTKTFVPGSFYRDFAIIVTVRPDTQRGGVLFAITDARQKVVELGLALTPVRGGLQSILLYYTDNEQATHSHKAAAFSVPDMTNQWTRFTLVVEHEEVRLYMDCGEAERTTFHRRPERLTFSHNSGIFVSNAGSTGLDKFVGSIQQLVIKDDPRAAEEQCEDDDPYASGYTSGDDALDDRETEEEMMKSTQERQHGTAQEDSVPVRAPPTEAPEVELDEYSGHQTPTEASEEMLIRGPHRTEEAGERSGEAHVRHGLKGERGDPGPRGPPGPPGPTYRPGQAQPGPRGPQGPPGIPGSTGLPGRDGQKGSKGDKGDPGQRGSQGFPGLDGEAGVKGEKGDPGVGLPGPPGLPGPPGPPRSRSVPYGADALGSGFEDLESDTELIRGPPGVPGPPGPPGPPGPILSSSAAGEGLSPGHPGTPGTPGRDGPPGKPGIPGPPGKDGVPGLPGAVGMKGTQGLPGPSGPKGECGTVGIAGSPGPSGPTGPQGKRGPAGPPGPPGPPGPPGTKFFVEDMEGSGKSDMLIGAGVRGPQGPPGKPGPQGPKGEDGATGAPGLSVKGEPGEPGPEGLQGPAGLPGARGAKGEKGSPGPKGDRGVDGLSIPGPPGPPGPPGSMISLQDLLLNATDGVFNFTEIRGPPGPVGPRGPKGDVGPPGSQGPLGIKGEKGEPGVTIAADGSILSAPRGPQGPKGIKGDRGFPGPAGLMGPIGPPGQKGEYGFPGRSGRPGLPGRKGDRGDSVGLPGPPGPPGQPGPPGRILGLNGESVKGDKGEVGQPGEPGTPAPGLPDGIVGARGDQGYQGQKGEKGDSGVPGPPGLPGRSGLVGPKGESIVGPPGPAGSPGQPGATGFGRPGPRGPPGPAGPPGPAPAYGSTVSIPGPPGPPGPPGSPGYANPVTTYKTIHALNRETHRAAEGTLVYVSEKGGELYIRARNGWRKIQLGELIQNGPSSPAASQALSRSGEWGRPHRAHSQELQEGSRGYQPSYNVLPQTFNAVPGLHLVALNTPLKGDMRGIRGADFQCYQQARSMGLTATYRAFLSSHLQDLATIVRKADRTDMPVVNLRGEVLFSSWMSIFSGNGGTFNPSTPIYSFDGRNVMTDSAWPEKLVWHGSSAVGIRLTTNYCEAWRTADMAVTGQAALLQTGRLLGQHTRSCSNHYIVLCIENTYVGNTHQRRT; from the exons AGCGAGGCCCAGGAGGTCACCTGGACCTGACGGAGTTAATCGGCgtccccctccccccctctgtctccttcacTCCTGGCTATGAGGGTTTTCCTGCCTACAACTTCGGGCCCGAAGCCAACATCGGCCGGCTCACCAAAACCTTCGTGCCAGGGTCATTCTACAGGGACTTTGCCATCATTGTCACG GTGCGTCCAGACACTCAGAGAGGAGGCGTGCTCTTTGCCATCACAGATGCCCGTCAGAAGGTGGTGGAGCTGGGTTTGGCCCTCACTCCGGTGCGTGGGGGCCTCCAAAGCATCTTACTGTACTACACTGACAATGAGCAAGCTACCCACAGCCACAAAGCTGCTGCCTTCAGTGTCCCAGATATGACCAACCAATGGACGCGATTCACG ttggtGGTGGAGCATGAAGAGGTGCGTCTCTACATGGACTGTGGAGAGGCCGAGAGGACCACCTTCCATCGGAGGCCAGAAAGACTCACCTTCTCGCACAATTCAGGCATTTTTGTATCGAATGCGGGAAGCACGGGGCTGGACAAGTTCGTG ggATCCATTCAGCAGCTGGTGATAAAAGATGATCccagagcagctgaggagcagTGTGAAGACGATGATCCTTAT GCCTCGGGATACACCAGTGGAGACGATGCTCTGGacgacagagagacagaggaggaaatgatgaAGAGCACACAGGAGAGACAACATGGCACAGCACAG GAGGACAGTGTTCCAGTCAGAGCTCCACCCACTGAGGCTCCGGAGGTGGAGCTTGATGAGTACTCCGGTCACCAGACCCCAACAGAGGCCAGTGAGGAAATGCTGATAAGAG GGCCACACCGGACAGAGGAGGCCGGGGAGAGGTCAGGAGAG GCTCATGTCAGGCATGGGTTAAAAGGAGAACGTGGAGATCCTGGACCCAGAGGCCCACCTGGCCCACCAGGGCCTACTTATCGACCCGGGCAAGCTCAGCCTGGACCAAGAGGGCCACAAGGACCGCCAGGAATCCCTGGATCCACAGGACTGCCAGGGAGAGATGgacagaag GGAAGCAAGGGTGATAAAGGGGATCCA GGTCAGAGAGGATCTCAGGGATTTCCAGGTTTGGATGGAGAAGCTGGAGTTAAAGGAGAGAAG GGAGATCCAGGAGTTGGTTTACCAGGCCCTCCCGGCCTCCCTGGGCCTCCTGGGCCCCCCAGATCCCGCAGTGTACCT TATGGAGCAGATGCCCTGGGTTCTGGGTTTGAAGACCTGGAGAGCGACACTGAACTCATCAGG GGTCCTCCTGGTGTGCCAGGGCCTCCAGGACCTCCTGGTCCCCCAGGACCCATCCTGTCATcatctgctgcaggtgaaggcCTCTCTCCAGGGCACCCTGGAACACCCGGTACCCCTGGCAGAGACGGGCCACCAGGCAAACCTGGAATACCC GGTCCACCGGGAAAAGATGGGGTTCCAGGTCTACCGGGAGCTGTGGGAATGAAG GGTACCCAAGGGTTACCTGGACCATCTGGACCAAAG ggtGAATGTGGGACTGTGGGTATTGCAGGGTCCCCGGGGCCATCAGGGCCTACTGGTCCACAAGGGAAGAGAGGCCCAGCAGGTCCCCCAGGACCCCCTGGCCCCCCAGGACCTCCAGGAACCAAATTCTTTGTAGAG gACATGGAGGGGTCTGGGAAGAGTGACATGCTCATTGGAGCTGGAGTCAGAGGTCCACAG ggTCCCCCTGGCAAACCTGGCCCCCAGGGACCTAAG GGTGAGGATGGAGCCACAGGTGCTCCAGGGCTCTCTGTCAAG GGCGAGCCAGGGGAGCCAGGACCAGAGGGTCTTCAGGGTCCTGCTGGACTACCAGGTGCAAGG GGGGCCAAAGGAGAAAAGGGCAGTCCAGGACCCAAG GGCGATCGAGGCGTTGATGGGCTCAGTATCCCAGGACCACCTGGGCCTCCTGGACCTCCTGGATCTATGATTAGTCTGCAGGAT CTGCTGCTCAATGCTACAGATGGTGTCTTCAACTTCACAGAGATCAGAGGACCACCAGGACCAGTG GGCCCCAGGGGACCAAAGGGGGATGTAGGCCCTCCAGGTAGTCAGGGACCACTAGGGATCAAG ggagagaagggagagcCGGGGGTGACCATTGCTGCAGATGGATCCATCTTATCAGCGCCAAGAGGCCCCCAGGGGCCCAAAGGCATCAAG GGGGACCGTGGGTTCCCTGGACCTGCCGGACTCATG GGCCCAATAGGACCACCTGGACAAAAAGGAGAATATGGCTTCCCTGGTCGCTCA GGACGGCCCGGTTTGCCCGGAAGGAAAGGTGACAGGGGAGACTCTGTCGGCCTCCCG ggaCCTCCAGGTCCTCCGGGCCAACCTGGACCTCCAGGAAGAATTCTTGGGCTGAACGGA gagTCAGTGAAAGGAGACAAAGGAGAAGTGGGACAACCTGGAGAGCCAGGAACCCCTG ctccCGGGCTTCCAGATGGAATTGTG GGTGCCAGAGGTGATCAGGGATACCAAGGTCAGAAGGGAGAGAAGGGTGACAGCGGTGTGCCTGGTCCTCCAGGACTGCCTGGGAGGTCAGGACTTGTG ggcCCAAAAGGGGAGTCCATCGTTGGTCCTCCAGGACCTGCTGGTTCTCCGGGTCAGCCTGGGGCCACTGGGTTTGGACGACCTGGTCCCCGAGGGCCGCCAGGGCCTGCTGGACCCCCAGGGCCTGCACCTGCATATGGGTCAa CTGTCAGCATCCCCGGACCTCCTGGCCCCCCCGGCCCACCAGGGTCTCCAGGATATGCCAACCCG GTGACCACCTACAAGACGATCCACGCTCTGAACAGAGAGACCCACCGGGCTGCAGAGGGAACACTGGTCTACGTGTCTGAGAAGGGAGGCGAGCTGTACATCAGAGCACGCAACGGGTGGCGCAAGatccag CTTGGAGAGTTGATCCAGAATGGGCCGTCCTCACCAGCAGCATCTCAGGCCCTCAGCAGATCTGGAGAATGGGGCAGACCACACAGGGCCCACAGCcag GAGCTTcaggagggcagcagaggaTACCAGCCCAGCTATAATGTTCTACCACAGACCTTCAACGCTGTACCTGGG ctccacctggtCGCGCTGAACACCCCGCTGAAAGGGGACATGCGAGGCATCCGGGGGGCAGACTTCCAGTGCTACCAGCAGGCACGCTCCATGGGGCTAACAGCCACCTACAGGGCCTTCCTGTCCTCGCACCTCCAGGACCTGGCCACCATCGTGAGGAAGGCGGACCGCACTGACATGCCCGTGGTTAATctgagg GGTGAAGTGTTGTTCAGTAGCTGGATGTCCATCTTCTCTGGGAATGGAGGCACGTTTAACCCGTCCACACCCATCTACTCATTTGACGGACGCAATGTGATGACTGACTCAgcatg GCCAGAGAAGTTGGTATGGCACGGCTCCAGCGCGGTGGGCATCCGTCTGACCACTAACTACTGCGAGGCGTGGAGGACAGCTGACATGGCGGTGACGGGCCAGGCCGCGCTGCTGCAGACGGGACGACTGTTAGGACAACACACCCGCTCCTGCTCCAACCACTACATCGTGCTGTGCATAGAGAACACATATGTGGGGAACACACATCAAAGGAGAACCTga
- the LOC121614542 gene encoding collagen alpha-1(XVIII) chain-like isoform X1 produces MFRGWSLALHLALLCCLAAALQVIEERGPGGHLDLTELIGVPLPPSVSFTPGYEGFPAYNFGPEANIGRLTKTFVPGSFYRDFAIIVTVRPDTQRGGVLFAITDARQKVVELGLALTPVRGGLQSILLYYTDNEQATHSHKAAAFSVPDMTNQWTRFTLVVEHEEVRLYMDCGEAERTTFHRRPERLTFSHNSGIFVSNAGSTGLDKFVGSIQQLVIKDDPRAAEEQCEDDDPYASGYTSGDDALDDRETEEEMMKSTQERQHGTAQEDSVPVRAPPTEAPEVELDEYSGHQTPTEASEEMLIRGPHRTEEAGERSGEAHVRHGLKGERGDPGPRGPPGPPGPTYRPGQAQPGPRGPQGPPGIPGSTGLPGRDGQKGSKGDKGDPGQRGSQGFPGLDGEAGVKGEKGDPGVGLPGPPGLPGPPGPPRSRSVPYGADALGSGFEDLESDTELIRGPPGVPGPPGPPGPPGPILSSSAAGEGLSPGHPGTPGTPGRDGPPGKPGIPGPPGKDGVPGLPGAVGMKGTQGLPGPSGPKGECGTVGIAGSPGPSGPTGPQGKRGPAGPPGPPGPPGPPGTKFFVEDMEGSGKSDMLIGAGVRGPQGPPGKPGPQGPKGEDGATGAPGLSVKGEPGEPGPEGLQGPAGLPGARGAKGEKGSPGPKGDRGVDGLSIPGPPGPPGPPGSMISLQDLLLNATDGVFNFTEIRGPPGPVGPRGPKGDVGPPGSQGPLGIKGEKGEPGVTIAADGSILSAPRGPQGPKGIKGDRGFPGPAGLMGPIGPPGQKGEYGFPGRSGRPGLPGRKGDRGDSVGLPGPPGPPGQPGPPGRILGLNGTVFPVRPRPHCKKGRESVKGDKGEVGQPGEPGTPAPGLPDGIVGARGDQGYQGQKGEKGDSGVPGPPGLPGRSGLVGPKGESIVGPPGPAGSPGQPGATGFGRPGPRGPPGPAGPPGPAPAYGSTVSIPGPPGPPGPPGSPGYANPVTTYKTIHALNRETHRAAEGTLVYVSEKGGELYIRARNGWRKIQLGELIQNGPSSPAASQALSRSGEWGRPHRAHSQELQEGSRGYQPSYNVLPQTFNAVPGLHLVALNTPLKGDMRGIRGADFQCYQQARSMGLTATYRAFLSSHLQDLATIVRKADRTDMPVVNLRGEVLFSSWMSIFSGNGGTFNPSTPIYSFDGRNVMTDSAWPEKLVWHGSSAVGIRLTTNYCEAWRTADMAVTGQAALLQTGRLLGQHTRSCSNHYIVLCIENTYVGNTHQRRT; encoded by the exons AGCGAGGCCCAGGAGGTCACCTGGACCTGACGGAGTTAATCGGCgtccccctccccccctctgtctccttcacTCCTGGCTATGAGGGTTTTCCTGCCTACAACTTCGGGCCCGAAGCCAACATCGGCCGGCTCACCAAAACCTTCGTGCCAGGGTCATTCTACAGGGACTTTGCCATCATTGTCACG GTGCGTCCAGACACTCAGAGAGGAGGCGTGCTCTTTGCCATCACAGATGCCCGTCAGAAGGTGGTGGAGCTGGGTTTGGCCCTCACTCCGGTGCGTGGGGGCCTCCAAAGCATCTTACTGTACTACACTGACAATGAGCAAGCTACCCACAGCCACAAAGCTGCTGCCTTCAGTGTCCCAGATATGACCAACCAATGGACGCGATTCACG ttggtGGTGGAGCATGAAGAGGTGCGTCTCTACATGGACTGTGGAGAGGCCGAGAGGACCACCTTCCATCGGAGGCCAGAAAGACTCACCTTCTCGCACAATTCAGGCATTTTTGTATCGAATGCGGGAAGCACGGGGCTGGACAAGTTCGTG ggATCCATTCAGCAGCTGGTGATAAAAGATGATCccagagcagctgaggagcagTGTGAAGACGATGATCCTTAT GCCTCGGGATACACCAGTGGAGACGATGCTCTGGacgacagagagacagaggaggaaatgatgaAGAGCACACAGGAGAGACAACATGGCACAGCACAG GAGGACAGTGTTCCAGTCAGAGCTCCACCCACTGAGGCTCCGGAGGTGGAGCTTGATGAGTACTCCGGTCACCAGACCCCAACAGAGGCCAGTGAGGAAATGCTGATAAGAG GGCCACACCGGACAGAGGAGGCCGGGGAGAGGTCAGGAGAG GCTCATGTCAGGCATGGGTTAAAAGGAGAACGTGGAGATCCTGGACCCAGAGGCCCACCTGGCCCACCAGGGCCTACTTATCGACCCGGGCAAGCTCAGCCTGGACCAAGAGGGCCACAAGGACCGCCAGGAATCCCTGGATCCACAGGACTGCCAGGGAGAGATGgacagaag GGAAGCAAGGGTGATAAAGGGGATCCA GGTCAGAGAGGATCTCAGGGATTTCCAGGTTTGGATGGAGAAGCTGGAGTTAAAGGAGAGAAG GGAGATCCAGGAGTTGGTTTACCAGGCCCTCCCGGCCTCCCTGGGCCTCCTGGGCCCCCCAGATCCCGCAGTGTACCT TATGGAGCAGATGCCCTGGGTTCTGGGTTTGAAGACCTGGAGAGCGACACTGAACTCATCAGG GGTCCTCCTGGTGTGCCAGGGCCTCCAGGACCTCCTGGTCCCCCAGGACCCATCCTGTCATcatctgctgcaggtgaaggcCTCTCTCCAGGGCACCCTGGAACACCCGGTACCCCTGGCAGAGACGGGCCACCAGGCAAACCTGGAATACCC GGTCCACCGGGAAAAGATGGGGTTCCAGGTCTACCGGGAGCTGTGGGAATGAAG GGTACCCAAGGGTTACCTGGACCATCTGGACCAAAG ggtGAATGTGGGACTGTGGGTATTGCAGGGTCCCCGGGGCCATCAGGGCCTACTGGTCCACAAGGGAAGAGAGGCCCAGCAGGTCCCCCAGGACCCCCTGGCCCCCCAGGACCTCCAGGAACCAAATTCTTTGTAGAG gACATGGAGGGGTCTGGGAAGAGTGACATGCTCATTGGAGCTGGAGTCAGAGGTCCACAG ggTCCCCCTGGCAAACCTGGCCCCCAGGGACCTAAG GGTGAGGATGGAGCCACAGGTGCTCCAGGGCTCTCTGTCAAG GGCGAGCCAGGGGAGCCAGGACCAGAGGGTCTTCAGGGTCCTGCTGGACTACCAGGTGCAAGG GGGGCCAAAGGAGAAAAGGGCAGTCCAGGACCCAAG GGCGATCGAGGCGTTGATGGGCTCAGTATCCCAGGACCACCTGGGCCTCCTGGACCTCCTGGATCTATGATTAGTCTGCAGGAT CTGCTGCTCAATGCTACAGATGGTGTCTTCAACTTCACAGAGATCAGAGGACCACCAGGACCAGTG GGCCCCAGGGGACCAAAGGGGGATGTAGGCCCTCCAGGTAGTCAGGGACCACTAGGGATCAAG ggagagaagggagagcCGGGGGTGACCATTGCTGCAGATGGATCCATCTTATCAGCGCCAAGAGGCCCCCAGGGGCCCAAAGGCATCAAG GGGGACCGTGGGTTCCCTGGACCTGCCGGACTCATG GGCCCAATAGGACCACCTGGACAAAAAGGAGAATATGGCTTCCCTGGTCGCTCA GGACGGCCCGGTTTGCCCGGAAGGAAAGGTGACAGGGGAGACTCTGTCGGCCTCCCG ggaCCTCCAGGTCCTCCGGGCCAACCTGGACCTCCAGGAAGAATTCTTGGGCTGAACGGA ACAGTGTTTCCAGTGCGCCCCAGACCGCACTGCAAGAAGGGACGA gagTCAGTGAAAGGAGACAAAGGAGAAGTGGGACAACCTGGAGAGCCAGGAACCCCTG ctccCGGGCTTCCAGATGGAATTGTG GGTGCCAGAGGTGATCAGGGATACCAAGGTCAGAAGGGAGAGAAGGGTGACAGCGGTGTGCCTGGTCCTCCAGGACTGCCTGGGAGGTCAGGACTTGTG ggcCCAAAAGGGGAGTCCATCGTTGGTCCTCCAGGACCTGCTGGTTCTCCGGGTCAGCCTGGGGCCACTGGGTTTGGACGACCTGGTCCCCGAGGGCCGCCAGGGCCTGCTGGACCCCCAGGGCCTGCACCTGCATATGGGTCAa CTGTCAGCATCCCCGGACCTCCTGGCCCCCCCGGCCCACCAGGGTCTCCAGGATATGCCAACCCG GTGACCACCTACAAGACGATCCACGCTCTGAACAGAGAGACCCACCGGGCTGCAGAGGGAACACTGGTCTACGTGTCTGAGAAGGGAGGCGAGCTGTACATCAGAGCACGCAACGGGTGGCGCAAGatccag CTTGGAGAGTTGATCCAGAATGGGCCGTCCTCACCAGCAGCATCTCAGGCCCTCAGCAGATCTGGAGAATGGGGCAGACCACACAGGGCCCACAGCcag GAGCTTcaggagggcagcagaggaTACCAGCCCAGCTATAATGTTCTACCACAGACCTTCAACGCTGTACCTGGG ctccacctggtCGCGCTGAACACCCCGCTGAAAGGGGACATGCGAGGCATCCGGGGGGCAGACTTCCAGTGCTACCAGCAGGCACGCTCCATGGGGCTAACAGCCACCTACAGGGCCTTCCTGTCCTCGCACCTCCAGGACCTGGCCACCATCGTGAGGAAGGCGGACCGCACTGACATGCCCGTGGTTAATctgagg GGTGAAGTGTTGTTCAGTAGCTGGATGTCCATCTTCTCTGGGAATGGAGGCACGTTTAACCCGTCCACACCCATCTACTCATTTGACGGACGCAATGTGATGACTGACTCAgcatg GCCAGAGAAGTTGGTATGGCACGGCTCCAGCGCGGTGGGCATCCGTCTGACCACTAACTACTGCGAGGCGTGGAGGACAGCTGACATGGCGGTGACGGGCCAGGCCGCGCTGCTGCAGACGGGACGACTGTTAGGACAACACACCCGCTCCTGCTCCAACCACTACATCGTGCTGTGCATAGAGAACACATATGTGGGGAACACACATCAAAGGAGAACCTga